The proteins below are encoded in one region of Neisseria macacae ATCC 33926:
- a CDS encoding RDD family protein, which produces MTALPPAPVKRRLAALMYELLLTGAVTAIAAILAGIAAIFLNPVSQLLSSLVTCVIFVGSWWLYFKTNWTKTGRTLAMQTWKIGLHGRNGTLPPLSQLRIRFIWSCIFVVFIPLLAYAGLRHLLAIPPIPAFGAALIWLILPWGFALLNPDRQFLYDFLAGTRLVDLKQETSES; this is translated from the coding sequence ATGACCGCCCTTCCCCCCGCCCCCGTCAAACGCCGCCTTGCCGCCCTGATGTACGAATTGCTGCTGACCGGCGCCGTGACCGCCATCGCCGCCATCCTTGCCGGCATCGCCGCGATTTTCCTCAACCCCGTCTCCCAGCTCCTTTCCAGCTTGGTTACCTGCGTTATCTTTGTAGGAAGCTGGTGGCTCTACTTCAAAACCAACTGGACGAAAACCGGCCGCACCCTCGCCATGCAGACGTGGAAAATCGGGCTGCACGGCAGAAACGGCACGCTGCCGCCATTGTCGCAACTGCGCATCCGCTTTATTTGGTCGTGTATCTTCGTCGTCTTCATCCCCCTGCTCGCCTACGCCGGCCTGCGCCACCTGCTCGCCATCCCGCCCATACCCGCCTTCGGCGCCGCCCTTATCTGGCTCATCCTGCCGTGGGGCTTTGCCTTGCTGAACCCAGACCGGCAGTTTTTATACGATTTCTTGGCGGGAACTCGATTGGTCGATTTGAAACAGGAAACATCCGAAAGCTGA
- a CDS encoding lactate permease LctP family transporter encodes MDTWIQNYTAVGGSLYLTAAVALLPIIFFFVALTVLKLKGYQAGLYTLLIALGVAILGFGMPAGMAVSSALYGFAYGLWPIAWIIVTAVFLYKITVKTGQFDIIRASVISITEDQRLQMLLVGFSFGAFLEGAAGFGAPVAITASLLVGLGFNPLYAAGLCLIANTAPVAFGAMGIPILVAGQVSNLDPYHIGQVAGRQLPILSIIVPFWLVAMMDGMRGIRQTWPAVLVAGVSFATTQFITANFIGPELPDVTSALVSLVCLSAFLKKWQPKEIFTFNGMKKPAERKAGEYTAGQIIKAWSPFAILTVFVSVWTIKGVKEALGVATIKFDWPMLHNLVQKAAPIVSEPTPYAAVFKIDLLGAVGTAILFASIVSAVLLKMKPSEAVSTFFETLKELRLSILSIGLVLGFAFVANYSGLSSTLALVLAATGTVFPFFSPFLGWLGVFLTGSDTSANALFGSLQASTAHQINVVPELTVAANTTGGVTGKMISPQSIAIACAAVGLEGKESNLFRFTVKHSLIFCTFVGLLTLLQAYVLPWTLVFFNK; translated from the coding sequence ATGGATACTTGGATTCAAAACTATACCGCAGTGGGCGGCAGCCTATATTTGACGGCAGCCGTCGCCCTCCTGCCCATTATCTTTTTCTTCGTCGCACTGACCGTCCTGAAGCTCAAGGGTTATCAGGCGGGGCTTTATACGCTGCTGATTGCGCTTGGCGTTGCCATATTAGGCTTCGGAATGCCTGCAGGCATGGCGGTTTCTTCCGCGCTGTACGGCTTTGCTTACGGTTTGTGGCCGATTGCATGGATTATCGTTACCGCCGTGTTCCTGTATAAAATTACCGTGAAAACAGGGCAGTTCGACATCATCCGCGCTTCCGTGATTTCGATTACCGAAGACCAACGCCTGCAAATGTTGCTGGTCGGCTTCTCCTTCGGCGCTTTCCTCGAAGGCGCGGCAGGCTTCGGCGCGCCGGTGGCGATTACCGCCTCTTTGTTGGTGGGCTTGGGCTTCAATCCGCTCTACGCCGCCGGTTTGTGTTTGATTGCCAATACCGCGCCTGTGGCTTTCGGTGCGATGGGTATTCCAATCTTGGTTGCCGGTCAAGTGTCCAACCTCGACCCTTACCACATCGGTCAGGTCGCCGGCCGCCAACTGCCGATCCTGTCGATTATCGTTCCTTTCTGGTTGGTCGCCATGATGGACGGTATGCGCGGCATACGTCAAACTTGGCCTGCCGTATTGGTGGCGGGCGTGTCTTTTGCCACTACCCAGTTCATTACCGCCAACTTCATCGGTCCGGAATTGCCCGACGTGACCTCCGCATTGGTCAGCCTGGTCTGCCTGTCTGCCTTCCTGAAAAAATGGCAGCCTAAAGAAATCTTCACCTTCAACGGCATGAAAAAACCGGCCGAGCGCAAAGCGGGCGAATACACTGCCGGACAAATCATCAAAGCCTGGTCGCCTTTCGCCATCCTGACCGTTTTCGTCAGCGTGTGGACGATTAAGGGCGTTAAAGAGGCTTTGGGCGTTGCCACCATCAAATTCGACTGGCCGATGCTGCACAACTTGGTACAAAAAGCCGCGCCCATCGTCAGCGAACCGACACCATACGCCGCCGTGTTCAAAATCGACCTCCTCGGCGCAGTCGGCACGGCAATCCTGTTTGCTTCCATCGTTTCCGCCGTTTTGCTGAAAATGAAACCTTCCGAAGCCGTCAGCACTTTCTTTGAAACGCTCAAAGAACTGCGTCTGTCCATCCTGTCTATCGGCTTGGTACTCGGCTTCGCATTCGTGGCAAACTATTCAGGCCTGTCGTCCACATTGGCACTCGTCCTCGCCGCTACCGGTACCGTATTCCCGTTCTTCTCGCCGTTCCTCGGCTGGCTGGGCGTATTCCTGACCGGTTCGGACACTTCCGCCAACGCGCTCTTCGGTTCGCTGCAAGCCAGCACTGCGCATCAAATCAACGTCGTGCCCGAGCTGACCGTCGCTGCCAACACCACCGGCGGCGTAACCGGCAAAATGATTTCGCCGCAATCCATCGCCATCGCCTGCGCGGCAGTCGGTCTGGAAGGCAAAGAATCCAACCTGTTCCGCTTTACCGTGAAACACAGCTTGATTTTCTGTACCTTCGTCGGCCTGCTGACCCTGCTGCAAGCTTATGTCTTGCCGTGGACGCTGGTTTTCTTCAACAAATAA
- the rbsK gene encoding ribokinase, with product MLQAKIVVIGSINMDLVTRASKFPRAGETLLGNSFHRFMGGKGANQAIAAARLGADVCIVGAVGDDDFGYEMTTNLCREGIFTEHIQTLTGLPSGMANITVADDENAIIVIAGANMGLTVADIENAEQQIASADVVLSQLEIPMDCVITAAKLAKKYGKPFILNPAPAQFLPSELWELVTLLTPNRYELADCLGLSQDLNPEELILKAPCPVLMTMGDKGAVYKDGKDSLRYVSSFKVDTADTTGASDAFNGALSVFWNQGIETAVRKACAAAALSITQDGAQNGMPFKEELEQFLAAHQ from the coding sequence ATGCTCCAAGCTAAAATCGTCGTTATCGGCAGTATCAATATGGATTTAGTCACCCGCGCTTCAAAATTTCCCAGAGCGGGTGAAACATTGCTGGGCAATTCATTTCACCGCTTCATGGGCGGTAAGGGCGCAAACCAAGCGATTGCTGCGGCGCGTTTGGGGGCAGACGTCTGTATAGTCGGCGCGGTCGGCGATGACGATTTCGGCTATGAAATGACCACCAACCTCTGTCGCGAAGGCATCTTTACCGAACACATCCAAACCCTCACCGGCCTGCCCAGCGGCATGGCAAACATTACCGTTGCCGACGATGAAAACGCCATTATCGTTATCGCCGGAGCCAACATGGGGCTGACGGTTGCCGACATCGAAAACGCTGAGCAGCAAATCGCCTCCGCCGATGTGGTTTTGAGCCAGCTCGAAATTCCGATGGACTGCGTCATCACCGCCGCAAAATTGGCGAAGAAATACGGCAAACCCTTTATCCTCAACCCGGCTCCCGCCCAATTCCTGCCTTCGGAATTATGGGAATTGGTCACCCTTCTGACCCCCAACCGCTACGAACTTGCCGACTGCCTCGGCCTGTCGCAAGATTTGAATCCCGAAGAGCTGATTCTAAAAGCCCCCTGCCCCGTCCTGATGACCATGGGCGACAAAGGCGCAGTCTATAAAGACGGGAAAGACAGTTTGCGTTATGTTTCCAGCTTTAAAGTGGACACTGCCGATACCACCGGCGCCAGCGACGCATTCAACGGCGCATTGTCCGTCTTCTGGAATCAAGGCATCGAAACCGCCGTCCGCAAGGCATGTGCCGCCGCCGCACTTTCCATTACCCAAGACGGCGCGCAAAACGGGATGCCTTTCAAAGAAGAATTGGAACAATTCCTCGCCGCGCATCAATAA
- the holA gene encoding DNA polymerase III subunit delta — protein MAVMNIEQVNADMPLSPLYIIHGEEDLLRIEALDTLRAAAKKQGYLNREVFTADNGADWDELLQSAGSAGLFADLKLLEIHIPNGKPGKTGGDVLQTFAERLPEDTVTLILLPKLEKAQTQAKWFTALAAKGTVLEAKAITAQALPQWIKGRLNKVGLNIEPDALALFAERVEGNLLAARQEIDKLALLHPQNHTVNIADAEAAVANVARFDVFQLSGAWMKGDALRVARLLDGLEEEGEEPVLLLWAVAEDIRTLIRLTAALKQGQSVQSVRNSLRLWGDKQTLAPIAVKRIPAVRLIEALKTCAKIDRIIKGAEDGDAWTEFKQLVTGLAV, from the coding sequence ATGGCGGTCATGAATATCGAACAGGTCAACGCGGATATGCCGCTTTCGCCGCTGTACATCATTCACGGCGAAGAAGACCTGTTGCGCATCGAAGCCCTCGACACCCTACGCGCCGCCGCCAAAAAACAAGGCTACCTCAACCGCGAAGTCTTTACGGCGGACAACGGCGCCGACTGGGACGAACTCCTGCAAAGCGCAGGCAGCGCGGGGCTTTTTGCCGACTTGAAACTTTTGGAAATCCACATTCCGAACGGCAAGCCCGGCAAAACCGGCGGCGACGTGCTGCAAACCTTCGCCGAACGCCTGCCCGAAGACACCGTTACCCTGATTCTGCTGCCCAAGCTCGAAAAAGCCCAAACGCAGGCAAAATGGTTCACCGCGCTCGCCGCCAAAGGCACCGTACTCGAAGCCAAAGCCATTACCGCGCAAGCCCTGCCGCAGTGGATAAAGGGTCGTCTGAACAAGGTCGGACTCAATATCGAACCCGACGCGCTCGCCCTGTTTGCCGAACGCGTCGAAGGCAACCTGCTCGCCGCCCGCCAAGAAATCGACAAACTCGCCCTGCTGCACCCGCAAAACCATACCGTCAACATCGCCGATGCCGAAGCCGCCGTCGCCAACGTCGCCCGTTTCGACGTGTTCCAGCTCTCCGGCGCATGGATGAAAGGCGATGCCCTGCGCGTCGCCCGCCTTCTGGACGGACTCGAAGAAGAAGGCGAAGAACCTGTCTTGCTGCTGTGGGCGGTTGCCGAAGACATCCGCACCCTCATCCGCCTGACCGCCGCGCTCAAACAAGGGCAGAGCGTACAATCCGTCCGCAACAGCCTGCGCCTGTGGGGCGACAAACAAACCCTCGCGCCGATTGCCGTCAAACGCATTCCCGCCGTCCGCCTGATCGAAGCGCTGAAAACCTGCGCCAAAATCGACCGCATCATCAAAGGCGCGGAAGACGGCGACGCGTGGACGGAGTTCAAGCAGTTGGTGACGGGGCTGGCGGTGTAA
- a CDS encoding FadR/GntR family transcriptional regulator — MTKLVRPQKISDQILSILEERIAAGIYEEGGKIPPERTLAEEFGVSRPSVRVALNILIARQVLEARQGDGYYVSVKPQQDFLQSWQELLGKHSNWETDVFDFSCHIEGCMASLAAERRTDADLKRIDFWRQKFESACESGNLEHQSEADVSFHQTIADAAHNILFSHLSGGLLKMLYRQTRSSIIYSNQTEDPRPKLIAQHRAIYEAILERRPADAAEAAKIHLNYVANSILQNRAYQSRNEHADTLAQKDLKRVQDWK, encoded by the coding sequence ATGACAAAACTGGTTCGTCCGCAAAAAATCAGCGACCAAATATTGTCGATATTGGAGGAACGCATCGCGGCGGGCATTTACGAAGAAGGCGGCAAAATCCCGCCCGAGCGCACGCTGGCGGAAGAATTCGGCGTATCGCGCCCGTCGGTCAGGGTCGCGCTGAACATCCTGATTGCGCGGCAGGTTTTGGAAGCGCGTCAGGGCGACGGCTATTACGTTTCCGTCAAACCGCAGCAGGATTTCCTCCAAAGCTGGCAAGAATTGCTCGGCAAACATTCCAACTGGGAAACCGACGTTTTCGATTTCAGCTGCCACATTGAAGGCTGCATGGCGTCGCTGGCTGCCGAGAGGCGCACCGATGCCGATTTGAAACGGATTGATTTTTGGCGGCAAAAATTCGAATCCGCCTGCGAAAGCGGCAATCTGGAACATCAAAGCGAAGCCGACGTGAGCTTTCACCAAACCATCGCCGACGCCGCGCACAACATCCTCTTCAGCCACCTCTCCGGCGGCCTGCTCAAAATGCTCTACCGCCAGACGCGCAGCAGCATCATCTATTCCAACCAAACCGAAGACCCGCGCCCCAAGCTGATTGCGCAACACCGCGCCATCTACGAAGCCATCTTGGAACGCCGCCCCGCCGATGCCGCCGAAGCTGCCAAAATACACTTAAACTACGTCGCCAACAGCATCTTGCAAAACAGGGCATACCAAAGCCGCAACGAACACGCCGACACGCTGGCGCAGAAAGACTTGAAGCGGGTGCAGGACTGGAAGTAG
- a CDS encoding carbon-nitrogen hydrolase family protein: MQNIRAAAVQMISSTDPDANIDTMKRLVRQAAEQGADWVLLPEYWPLMGRKDTDKLAFAEPLVGGNFSETCHTGFGETRYARFQTTLSETAAECGVVLFGGTIPLQSPDAGKVMNTMLVYDRDGTQIGLYHKMHLFGFSGLGERYAEADTISAGGDVPKLTADGVPLAAGVCYDLRFPEFFRAQQPFDVLLLPAAFTYTTGKAHWELLLRARAVENQCYVIASAQGGEHESGRRTFGHSMIIDPWGEILDVLPEGEGIVIADLDTTRLQSVRTRLPALQHRLLK, translated from the coding sequence ATGCAAAACATCCGCGCCGCCGCCGTACAAATGATTTCGTCCACCGACCCCGATGCCAATATCGACACCATGAAACGCCTCGTGCGCCAAGCTGCCGAGCAAGGCGCGGATTGGGTGCTGTTGCCCGAATATTGGCCGCTGATGGGGCGCAAGGATACCGACAAACTGGCTTTCGCCGAACCTTTAGTCGGTGGCAATTTTAGCGAAACCTGCCACACTGGTTTTGGCGAAACTCGCTACGCTCGTTTTCAGACGACCTTAAGCGAGACAGCGGCTGAATGCGGCGTGGTGCTGTTCGGCGGCACGATTCCGCTGCAAAGCCCCGATGCGGGCAAAGTGATGAACACGATGTTGGTGTACGACCGCGACGGCACGCAAATCGGGCTGTATCACAAAATGCACCTGTTCGGTTTTTCAGGTTTGGGCGAACGCTATGCCGAGGCGGACACCATCAGCGCGGGCGGCGATGTACCGAAATTGACTGCCGACGGCGTGCCGCTTGCCGCGGGCGTGTGCTACGACTTGCGCTTTCCCGAGTTTTTCCGCGCCCAGCAGCCGTTTGACGTTTTGCTACTGCCCGCCGCCTTCACTTACACGACAGGCAAAGCGCATTGGGAATTGCTGCTGCGCGCCCGCGCGGTGGAAAACCAATGCTACGTCATCGCCTCGGCGCAAGGCGGCGAACACGAAAGCGGCAGGCGCACGTTCGGTCATAGCATGATTATCGATCCGTGGGGCGAAATCTTAGACGTATTGCCCGAAGGCGAAGGCATCGTCATCGCCGATTTGGACACTACAAGGCTGCAAAGCGTGCGCACCAGGCTGCCCGCGTTGCAACACAGGTTGTTAAAATAA
- the gcvP gene encoding aminomethyl-transferring glycine dehydrogenase produces MKLSELFNPNEFAARHLSFGDEAALLEALGEKSMDDFVGNTVPQSIRMPSELDLPEALTEADALAKLKGIAAKNVINKSYIGLGYYPTRVPNVILRNVLENPGWYTAYTPYQAEIAQGRLEALLNFQQVCIDLTGFPVAGASLLDEATAAAEAMAMAHRVGKVKSERFFVDERVYPQTLDVMKTRAKYFGFELVVGDFAKADEGEYFGALFQYVGKDGDVQDLQSVIGRLKTKGTIVAVASDIMSLVLLKSPAELGADIALGNTQRFGVPMGFGGPHAAYFAFKDEFKRSAPGRIIGVSKDASGKPALRMALSTREQHIRREKATSNICTAQALLANLAGMYAVYHGPEGVKRIANRIHALASVFADALVSDGLKVVHEVFFDTVTVDFGSKEKADKAFQTALELGYNLRRVSDTQIAAAFHETSVREDLAVLYYAFTGNNTFTLSDDVKGRLKTEFLRQDNILQHPVFNRYHTEHEMLRYLKKLEDRDLAMNRSMISLGSCTMKLNATAEMLPITWTEFSDIHPYAPEAQTAGYRELLTDMENSLKAITGFDAISFQPNSGAQGEYSGMLAIRRYQEAQGEAQRNICLIPKSAHGTNPATAAMLGLKVVVVDTDEHGNVNIDDLKAKAEQHRDALSAIMITYPSTHGVYEEGIRDICRIIHENGGQVYMDGANLNAQIGIMQPAEVGADVLHMNLHKTFCIPHGGGGPGMGPIGLKAHLAPFAPGHTLTDMHSASAEQTAVAAAAFGSASILPITWMYLTMMGKQGMEQATRWALLNANYVAKRLSEDYPVLYTGKNGRVAHECIVDLRPLKAESGITETDIAKRLMDYGFHAPTVSFPVAGTLMIEPTESESKAELDRFIAALKQIKQEVLKVERGEWPKDDNPLVNAPHTAADVTGEWAHPYSREEAVFPLPFVRENKFWPSVNRVDDVYGDRNLVCTCPPMEAYED; encoded by the coding sequence ATGAAACTATCCGAACTGTTCAACCCCAACGAATTTGCCGCGCGTCATTTGAGTTTCGGCGATGAGGCTGCGCTTTTGGAAGCGCTCGGCGAGAAGAGCATGGACGATTTTGTCGGCAACACCGTGCCGCAAAGCATCCGTATGCCGTCCGAACTCGACCTGCCCGAAGCCCTGACCGAGGCTGACGCTTTGGCGAAGCTGAAAGGCATTGCGGCGAAAAACGTGATCAACAAATCCTATATCGGCTTGGGCTATTACCCGACCCGCGTGCCGAACGTGATTTTGCGCAACGTGTTGGAAAATCCGGGCTGGTACACCGCCTACACGCCGTATCAGGCGGAAATCGCGCAGGGGCGTTTGGAAGCGCTGCTGAACTTCCAGCAGGTGTGTATCGATTTGACCGGTTTCCCCGTGGCGGGCGCGTCTTTGTTGGACGAAGCGACCGCCGCGGCTGAAGCGATGGCGATGGCGCACCGCGTGGGCAAGGTGAAATCCGAGCGTTTCTTCGTGGACGAGCGCGTTTATCCGCAGACTTTGGACGTGATGAAAACCCGCGCCAAATATTTCGGCTTTGAATTGGTGGTCGGCGATTTTGCCAAAGCGGATGAAGGCGAATACTTCGGCGCGCTGTTCCAATACGTCGGCAAAGACGGCGACGTACAAGACTTGCAAAGCGTTATAGGTCGTCTGAAAACCAAAGGCACGATTGTCGCCGTTGCCTCCGACATCATGAGCTTGGTCTTGCTGAAATCGCCTGCCGAATTGGGTGCGGACATTGCGTTGGGCAACACGCAACGCTTCGGCGTACCGATGGGCTTCGGCGGGCCGCACGCCGCTTATTTCGCGTTTAAAGACGAGTTCAAACGTTCCGCTCCAGGTCGAATCATCGGCGTATCCAAAGACGCATCGGGCAAACCCGCGCTGCGCATGGCTTTGTCCACCCGCGAACAACACATCCGCCGCGAAAAAGCCACGTCCAATATTTGTACTGCGCAGGCATTGCTGGCGAACTTGGCGGGCATGTACGCCGTTTATCACGGCCCCGAAGGTGTGAAACGCATTGCCAACCGCATTCACGCGCTGGCTTCCGTCTTTGCCGACGCGCTGGTTTCAGACGGCCTGAAAGTGGTTCACGAAGTCTTCTTCGATACCGTTACCGTCGATTTCGGCAGCAAAGAAAAAGCGGACAAGGCGTTCCAAACCGCTTTGGAACTGGGCTACAACCTGCGCCGCGTCAGCGACACCCAAATCGCCGCCGCCTTCCACGAAACATCCGTGCGCGAAGACCTTGCTGTGTTGTACTACGCCTTCACCGGCAACAACACTTTCACGCTTTCAGACGACGTCAAAGGTCGTCTGAAAACCGAATTCCTGCGCCAAGACAATATCTTGCAACATCCCGTGTTCAACCGTTACCACACCGAACACGAAATGCTGCGCTACCTGAAGAAACTCGAAGACCGCGATTTGGCGATGAACCGCAGCATGATTTCGCTGGGCAGCTGCACCATGAAGCTCAACGCCACCGCCGAAATGCTGCCGATTACCTGGACGGAGTTCTCCGACATCCACCCCTACGCCCCTGAAGCCCAAACCGCTGGCTACCGCGAACTCTTGACCGACATGGAAAACAGCCTAAAAGCCATCACCGGCTTTGACGCGATTTCCTTCCAGCCCAACTCCGGCGCGCAGGGCGAATACAGCGGGATGCTCGCCATCCGACGCTATCAGGAAGCCCAAGGCGAAGCGCAGCGCAACATCTGCCTGATTCCCAAATCCGCCCACGGCACCAACCCCGCCACCGCCGCCATGCTCGGTTTGAAAGTCGTCGTCGTCGATACCGACGAACACGGCAACGTCAACATCGATGATTTGAAAGCCAAAGCCGAACAACACCGCGACGCCTTGTCCGCCATCATGATTACCTACCCGTCCACCCACGGCGTGTACGAAGAAGGCATCCGCGACATCTGCCGCATCATCCATGAAAACGGCGGACAGGTTTACATGGACGGCGCCAACCTCAACGCCCAAATCGGCATCATGCAGCCCGCAGAAGTCGGCGCGGACGTGTTGCACATGAACCTGCACAAAACCTTCTGTATCCCTCACGGCGGTGGCGGCCCGGGCATGGGCCCCATCGGCCTGAAAGCCCACCTCGCCCCATTTGCCCCAGGCCATACCCTGACCGACATGCACAGCGCAAGTGCCGAGCAAACCGCCGTTGCCGCCGCTGCGTTCGGTTCCGCGTCCATCCTGCCGATTACCTGGATGTACCTGACCATGATGGGCAAACAAGGCATGGAGCAGGCAACGCGCTGGGCATTGCTCAACGCCAACTACGTCGCCAAACGCCTGAGCGAAGACTATCCCGTTCTCTACACAGGCAAAAACGGCCGTGTCGCGCACGAATGTATCGTCGATTTGCGCCCGCTCAAAGCCGAAAGCGGCATTACCGAAACCGACATCGCCAAACGCCTGATGGACTACGGCTTCCACGCCCCGACCGTCTCCTTCCCCGTTGCCGGCACGCTGATGATCGAGCCGACCGAAAGCGAGAGCAAAGCCGAACTCGACCGCTTCATCGCCGCCCTGAAACAAATCAAACAGGAAGTGTTGAAAGTCGAACGCGGCGAATGGCCGAAAGACGACAACCCGCTGGTCAACGCCCCGCACACCGCCGCCGACGTAACCGGCGAATGGGCGCACCCGTACTCCCGCGAAGAAGCCGTCTTCCCGCTGCCCTTCGTGCGCGAAAACAAATTCTGGCCGAGCGTCAACCGCGTGGACGACGTGTACGGCGACCGGAATCTGGTCTGCACCTGCCCGCCGATGGAAGCGTATGAAGATTAA